Proteins found in one Limnohabitans sp. TEGF004 genomic segment:
- the hutC gene encoding histidine utilization repressor, whose protein sequence is MPKTTSIKKRQPAFQAIKAHILAKIHDGEWTDGELIPSEENLAREFGVSRMTVNRAVRELSDEQIVKRIQGSGTYVAQQKYQSTLVEIRNIADEIAGRGHKHRSELHCLERVKAGEVLGPQLGLKPDQVVFHSVVVHFENDQPIQVEDRYVNPMVAPDYISQDFNSLTPNAYLMRMAPLQGVHFEIEACLPPSHIREMLNIPTTEPCLVLHRQTQSMGQVASVAVMWHPASRHRFTGFF, encoded by the coding sequence ATGCCAAAAACTACTTCAATAAAAAAGCGCCAGCCGGCCTTTCAGGCTATCAAGGCCCATATCCTTGCCAAGATCCATGACGGCGAATGGACGGATGGCGAGTTGATTCCAAGTGAAGAGAACTTAGCTCGTGAGTTTGGTGTGTCACGTATGACAGTCAATCGGGCTGTTCGTGAACTTTCAGATGAGCAGATCGTTAAGAGGATTCAGGGCTCTGGCACTTATGTCGCTCAGCAAAAATATCAATCCACCCTGGTTGAGATTCGAAATATTGCTGATGAAATTGCTGGCCGAGGTCACAAGCACCGCAGTGAACTTCATTGTTTAGAACGTGTCAAAGCGGGGGAGGTGCTGGGGCCTCAGCTTGGCTTGAAGCCAGATCAGGTGGTTTTTCATTCTGTAGTCGTGCACTTTGAGAACGATCAGCCTATTCAGGTTGAAGACCGGTACGTTAACCCGATGGTCGCTCCGGACTATATTTCGCAAGATTTCAATAGCTTGACTCCAAACGCGTACTTGATGCGTATGGCGCCATTACAGGGAGTGCATTTTGAAATTGAGGCCTGCTTACCGCCATCTCATATCAGAGAGATGTTGAATATTCCTACAACTGAACCTTGTTTGGTATTGCACAGACAAACCCAATCCATGGGGCAGGTGGCATCAGTCGCGGTGATGTGGCACCCAGCCTCGCGTCATCGATTCACAGGATTTTTTTGA
- a CDS encoding nitroreductase produces MGAAAAEVLLAQMCARSHVAPKRLEAPGPSADELALIFRAAAQAPDHGRIRPWRFIVVPNDQREALGHAFVQALQARDANASSAELETAYNKAFRAPCLMLAVVSHTPYELHVPVHERLISLGCAIQNMLLMAQALSMGSGITSGQAMNAPSIRELFKLQEHEEGICYVAFGHASAHKARRQRPEILNFVTVLT; encoded by the coding sequence ATGGGCGCAGCGGCGGCAGAGGTGTTGTTGGCGCAGATGTGTGCCAGAAGCCATGTCGCCCCCAAACGCTTAGAGGCACCCGGCCCCAGTGCGGATGAGTTGGCACTTATCTTCAGGGCCGCGGCCCAAGCACCAGACCACGGACGCATCCGGCCTTGGCGCTTCATCGTGGTGCCAAACGATCAACGCGAAGCCTTAGGCCATGCGTTTGTGCAGGCGCTGCAAGCGCGCGACGCCAATGCCAGCTCAGCCGAATTAGAGACGGCCTACAACAAAGCATTTCGTGCACCGTGCTTGATGCTAGCCGTGGTCAGCCACACACCTTATGAACTGCATGTGCCTGTGCATGAACGTTTGATCTCTTTGGGATGCGCGATTCAAAACATGCTGTTGATGGCACAAGCCTTGTCGATGGGCAGTGGCATCACCAGCGGGCAAGCGATGAATGCGCCCAGCATTCGCGAGTTGTTCAAACTACAAGAGCACGAAGAAGGCATTTGCTATGTGGCGTTTGGCCATGCAAGCGCACACAAAGCCAGAAGACAAAGACCCGAAATATTGAACTTTGTCACGGTGCTTACATGA
- the cynS gene encoding cyanase, with amino-acid sequence MNRLDVTEKIISTKVSKGIKWEDVAKKVGLSKEWTTAACLGQMTLDAKQAKVVGKIFGLDAEEQKWLQVVPYKGSLTTPVPTDPLIYRWYEIVSVYGTTIKELIHEEFGDGIMSAIDFSMDIVRQPDPKGDRVNVVLSGKFLPYKQY; translated from the coding sequence ATGAACCGTCTCGACGTGACCGAAAAAATCATCAGCACCAAAGTATCCAAAGGTATCAAGTGGGAAGACGTGGCCAAAAAAGTAGGCCTCTCCAAAGAGTGGACCACGGCCGCTTGCTTGGGGCAAATGACTTTGGATGCCAAACAAGCCAAAGTGGTTGGCAAGATTTTTGGCCTCGATGCCGAAGAACAAAAGTGGCTGCAAGTGGTGCCCTACAAAGGCTCCTTGACCACACCCGTGCCCACCGACCCCTTGATTTACCGCTGGTACGAAATCGTCAGCGTGTACGGCACCACGATCAAAGAACTCATCCACGAAGAGTTTGGCGACGGCATCATGAGCGCCATTGATTTCTCCATGGACATCGTGCGCCAACCCGACCCCAAAGGTGACCGCGTGAACGTGGTGCTGTCGGGCAAGTTCTTGCCCTACAAACAATACTGA
- the cobA gene encoding uroporphyrinogen-III C-methyltransferase yields the protein MTQQQIYQQPLVTLVGAGPGDPDLLTLKAVKAIAAATVLLVDDLVSDAIVAYASPSARIIYVGKRGGCKSTPQAFIEKLMLQEALAGENVVRLKGGDPFIFGRGGEEVEHLQQQGVNVTVINGITAGLAGVTSLGVPLTHRAHAHGVLFITGHAKQGATDAVDWAALSHTAAQAKLTLVIYMGMSGAAQLQASLLDGLSPHTPVAVIQHVSLSTQRHVVCTLSELHNTVVRDQMASPSVIVVGDVLQGLLHIAQDHQRFVAAA from the coding sequence ATGACACAACAGCAGATATATCAGCAGCCTCTCGTCACGCTGGTGGGCGCAGGTCCAGGCGACCCTGACTTGCTCACCCTCAAAGCGGTCAAAGCGATTGCCGCTGCCACCGTACTGCTCGTCGACGATTTGGTGAGTGACGCCATCGTGGCTTACGCCTCGCCCTCGGCACGCATCATCTATGTGGGCAAACGGGGTGGCTGCAAATCCACACCGCAAGCCTTCATTGAAAAGCTCATGCTGCAAGAGGCTTTGGCTGGTGAAAACGTGGTGCGCCTCAAAGGCGGCGACCCCTTCATCTTTGGGCGTGGCGGTGAAGAGGTGGAGCACCTGCAACAGCAAGGCGTGAACGTCACCGTCATCAATGGCATCACGGCCGGTTTGGCTGGCGTCACCTCGCTGGGCGTGCCATTGACGCACCGCGCCCATGCGCATGGTGTGTTGTTCATCACAGGCCACGCCAAACAAGGCGCCACCGATGCGGTGGACTGGGCGGCTTTGTCGCACACCGCCGCACAAGCCAAGCTCACCTTGGTGATTTACATGGGGATGAGCGGTGCCGCACAACTGCAAGCCTCTTTGCTAGATGGGCTCAGCCCACACACGCCCGTGGCCGTGATTCAACACGTGAGCCTGTCTACACAACGCCATGTGGTGTGCACGCTCAGCGAGCTGCACAACACGGTGGTGCGCGACCAAATGGCCAGCCCTTCCGTCATCGTGGTGGGCGATGTGCTGCAAGGTTTGCTACACATCGCACAAGACCACCAGCGCTTCGTCGCTGCGGCCTAA